The Methanosarcina acetivorans C2A genome includes the window CCCGGAACAGGAACTGGTAGATGAAAAAACGGCGGAAATTTCCTTTACAATAAACAATCCCGGGGGGATCTGCGAAGAGAACTGTACGGTAAGCTTCAGGGTTGACGGAACTGAGGTTTTAACTTCCTCTGCCCTGATGGACGCCTCCGGGGTTTACAGGTCTTCATTCTCATGGCCGGCAGTCGAAGGGGAACACCTGCTTGAGCTTGCCGTTGACTCCGAAGCCAAAATAAAAGAGTCGGACGAGGAAAATAACGTATGTGCATTAAATGTTAGCGTCAAATCAAAGCCTGACCTTTCGGTTTCTCTGGAAGAGCCCGTGAAAATTGAGGCTCAGGAAGAGACTTCATCAGCGTCACTACTTTTTCTTTCGTTCCTATCTCTTTTCGGAGCCCGGAGAAAAAAACCTCTTTTCCTGCTTTTACTTGCAGTATTCATAATAGCGGCTTTTAGCGGCTGTGTTGAGGAAACACAGACAGTAGAAAAAACCGCCTACTCTATCCCGCTAAAGATTACAAATAGTGGAGAAGCTTCAGCTCTGGACTTTGATGTAACCCTCTATCTTGATGGGGAAAGTGTTACTGTCCTGAAGATCCCGGAACTTGAAGGTCAGACTTCAATTGAGGACCGGATCAGAGTTCAGACCCTTAAGGGTGAGCATACCCTTAGCGTGAAGGTAGATGAGCATAATGACATAGTTGAGTCGGACGAGGATAACAATGGATTTGAGGAAAGCTATTATTTTAATTAACCTCCTGCTACTCATTACCCCGGTTTCGGCGTCATATGCAGGCGATAAACCCCTGCAGACGGTCCTCTATGACAAACACCAGGGAGCTCTTGAATTTTCTCTCGGGGACAGCAGGTACAGCGGGGAGCTTGAACACAATAACAGTTATCAGGTGAACTTTGATATCGAACTCCCGGCCGGGAGTTCCGTAAGGGTTGCGAAGGCTTACGTTTACTGGGTCTGGAGCAAAAAAGGACTTGAGGGAATCTATCCGAAATTTAATGCTTCTCTTGTACATTCGGGCACGGTTCTGCCTCTCCAGGGAGGGCAGATGTATACGGATACAAAGGGTTTTGTCTCCAGGTACGACTTTTTTTCAGGCGCGAATGCCTTTGATTTGAGCGAGGAAATTTCCGAATCCGGTACTTACTCCATCTCGCTTGTAAATTCGGCAGAGGACGGAAGCACCTTTTGTGTGCAGGGAATCGGGCTTCTGCTCGTCTATGAAGGTTCAGAGTTACCTGTAATCGAGTACTGGGTCAATGAAGGCTGCGACATGCTGTATGCAGAATACGGGATAGACCCCGAAATGGCCACAACGACAGCTTATTTTGAGGGGGACATCAACTCCGAAAATATCGCAACTGCACGCTTGATAACAGTTTCTCCTTCAGGGGGATACAGTTCAGGTACAGGAGCCCGGAACAGGCTTTACTTTAACGAGAAAACCGGGAGTATTCCGGTTATTGGCGATATCATACAGATCCTGTTCGGTGGAGGAAAAAGCTGGAAGAATATATACCAGACAAACGAAACTGTCCAGGTTGCTCTGGACGAAAGGCAGGTAGGGACTTATCTGGAACCTGTAGAAAACTTTGTCAGTATCCAGGATAACGGAGATTACCTTCTGGCAACGAATGCAATACTGGTGCTTGAATATAAAGAACCTGAAAATAAAGAGCCTGAAAACCCAGGGGAGGGAAGCTGATTTTTTTACAGGAAAGGGATACGAAATGAATATAGTTGAAACCAGAAACTTAGCCAAGTATTACACATTCGATTCAGGGCTGCGCGTTGAAGCTCTCAGGGGAATAAAT containing:
- a CDS encoding DUF3344 domain-containing protein, producing MDLRKAIILINLLLLITPVSASYAGDKPLQTVLYDKHQGALEFSLGDSRYSGELEHNNSYQVNFDIELPAGSSVRVAKAYVYWVWSKKGLEGIYPKFNASLVHSGTVLPLQGGQMYTDTKGFVSRYDFFSGANAFDLSEEISESGTYSISLVNSAEDGSTFCVQGIGLLLVYEGSELPVIEYWVNEGCDMLYAEYGIDPEMATTTAYFEGDINSENIATARLITVSPSGGYSSGTGARNRLYFNEKTGSIPVIGDIIQILFGGGKSWKNIYQTNETVQVALDERQVGTYLEPVENFVSIQDNGDYLLATNAILVLEYKEPENKEPENPGEGS